A region from the Drosophila ananassae strain 14024-0371.13 chromosome 2L, ASM1763931v2, whole genome shotgun sequence genome encodes:
- the LOC6499902 gene encoding uncharacterized protein LOC6499902 isoform X4, whose protein sequence is MMVTCKVDSQSAAAAVVPKMNTPRTRGKTTAGSQSNSNSSGFRLLDGDQLENNSSVSRNSIYKLKIDLMFDDSRSMRSSRLDDPRGSHRTRSIIMYGRSELASTGGDPPRSLSSFLQDNTGQSAKVLAEAAKKDVQRISNSVQAQIEQLFTDVAKDATSSFDVTCLGSLPLKDKVTSLQGLQEPLRQLYLSEVANKKLSSGSLDICATGLRVKVSATAISNGASPEGAEENEALITPFHNIAVWSAVKFVMSDDDGGAAFLPLITDPENIDKTSLFQPLSSSEQLAVEHSIHIHAPIFAVVMRSASSPKVLECHGFICKSTEDAIVIAATLYQSLMAHVSTSSRRNTQRRAPRQQNGVSCISIASSSAMTSSNYLSRSQIVPSACGRRSSFRGSTGVGGTPSRSGRKKRVSSSSLSSHSNVINEAAELETSTEERRRKSHKSKRAPPVPTTIPGSGGHRIGPPSRSGSIVCGKGHVNRLGHPGKKSASDLVAVVDAAPANGDILTRVAIPRSGSFLNTGGLTRYKSRAARRHSGKMGGGGGGGGGELFNEFRLHENLHSLDDILYAIIDADGMSFNDLKPIYKEFLLKLAVTLTQDELFQRSKNIMRRQKKKKQKRKTSVNGSQKKSKSSFFGTKTLKKVLSLGQFRSCRGKLTKPAVKSKGSTLDSQGKRKISPPIIIGPPILHSHVQQQHQHQRNRAATSGSDVSVVRNENAQGLNRNSSSGYVSCSECSYDSESCACASADRCYCSLRTEHMNHKLRQKNERNMALASPTRKTSATNVGNNRHSLISCRSDDKCYCSMVEEEPASSMERDSANNSQTDTTTSCDSDSCVSASKCYCKRTQRRQRSSSAAAAAAAISEDSLSKKQSKSRPGEGRTGGGAGSGNGAARKGGKPSEKLGLDYELFSISGNSQPVQPHEALSVKKSVEAAAVFADMKLSQTTDIKSLCPVGKGGLAGGPGSRAANGSCRSYASSRKSSYRARESYSQDRGTGMMPLPPPLIKGGMGFGGGSADNLLANLKAMEALKAASIRSSASRSRMGSYQSMRAVSASLEDSLGYLP, encoded by the exons ATGATGGTCACCTGCAAGGTGGACTCCCAATCCGCTGCGGCCGCCGTTGTGCCCAAAATGAATACTCCCCGTACCCGGGGCAAGACCACCGCCGGCAGCCAGAGCAACAGCAACTCCTCCGGCTTCCGGCTCCTGGACGGCGATCAGCTCGAAAATAATTCGAGTGTCAGCCGCAACTCGATCTACAAACTCAAGATAGATCTTATGTTTGACGATTCCAG ATCCATGCGAAGCAGCCGTCTCGATGATCCCCGGGGATCGCATCGCACCCGCTCCATCATCATGTATGGGCGCAGTGAGTTGGCCAGCACTGGCGGCGATCCACCCCGTTCCTTGAGCAGCTTCCTGCAGGACAACACGGGGCAGTCGGCCAAGGTGTTGGCCGAGGCGGCCAAAAAGGATGTGCAGCGGATCAGCAACAGTGTGCAGGCCCAGATCGAGCAACTCTTCACGGACGTGGCCAAGGACGCCACTAGTAGCTTCGATGTCACATGCCTGGGATCACTGCCACTGAAAGACAAGGTGACGAGCCTGCAGGGTCTGCAGGAGCCACTGCGTCAGCTCTATCTGTCGGAAGTGGCCAATAAG AAACTCAGCTCGGGCTCTTTGGACATCTGTGCCACGGGCTTGCGGGTGAAGGTCAGTGCTACGGCCATCTCGAATGGAGCCAGTCCCGAGGGAGCAGAGGAGAATGAGGCCCTCATCACGCCCTTCCACAACATAGCCGTGTGGTCGGCGGTGAAGTTCGTCATGTCGGATGACGACGGTGGTGCGGCCTTTCTGCCTCTGATCACCGACCCGGAGAATATCGACAAGACTTCCCTGTTCCAACCTCTAAG CTCCAGTGAACAGCTGGCCGTGGAGCACAGCATCCATATCCATGCCCCCATCTTTGCGGTGGTCATGCGCTCGGCCAGCTCACCCAAAGTGCTAGAGTGCCATGGGTTCATCTGCAAGAGCACCGAGGATGCCATTGTCATCGCTGCCACTCTTTACCAGAGTCTGATGGCCCACGTCAGCACCAGCTCCAGGCGGAACACCCAGCGGAGGGCACCTCGGCAGCAGAATGGAGTCAGTTGCATCAGCATTGCCAGCAGCTCGGCCATGACCAGCTCCAACTACCTGTCCCGCTCCCAGATCGTTCCCAGTGCCTGTGGGCGGAGGAGCTCCTTCCGGGGTAGTACTGGAGTGGGTGGCACACCCTCCCGTTCCGGACGCAAAAAGCGTGTGTCCAGCAGTTCCCTGAGCTCACATAGCAACGTCATCAATGAGGCCGCCGAGCTGGAAACTTCCACCGAGGAGCGCAGACGGAAGTCCCATAAATCAAAACGGGCTCCTCCAGTGCCCACAACAATTCCCGGCTCGGGTGGCCACCGAATAGGGCCTCCATCCCGCAGTGGCAGCATCGTGTGCGGAAAGGGACATGTCAACCGGCTAGGACATCCCGGAAAGAAATCAGCTTCTGACCTGGTAGCCGTCGTAGATGCGGCACCCGCCAACGGAGACATCCTGACACGCGTGGCCATTCCCAGATCCGGAAGCTTCCTCAACACCGGGGGACTCACACGGTACAAGTCCCGAGCGGCTCGAAGGCATTCCGGAAAAAtgggcggcggtggcggcggcggaggagg CGAACTGTTTAATGAATTTCGCCTGCACGAGAACCTGCACTCCCTGGATGACATTCTGTACGCCATCATTGATGCCGACGGCATGTCCTTCAACGACCTGAAGCCGATCTACAAGGAGTTCCTGCTTAAGCTGGCCGTCACACTTACCCAGGACGAGCTCTTCCAGCGCTCCAAGAACATCATGCGTCGccagaagaaaaagaaacaaaagcgAAAGACCAGTGTCAATGGTTCGCAG AAAAAATCCAAGTCCAGTTTCTTTGGAACCAAGACCCTGAAGAAGGTTCTGTCTTTAGGGCAATTCCGGTCTTGCCGCGGCAAGCTAACCAAGCCGGCTGTGAAGTCCAAGGGGAGCACTTTGGATAGCCAGGGCAAGCGGAAGATCAGTCCGCCTATCATCATTGGACCACCGATCTTGCACAGTCAtgtccagcagcagcatcaacaCCAGCGGAACCGAGCGGCCACCAGTGGCTCCGATGTGTCGGTGGTTCGTAACGAAAACGCCCAAGGACTCAACCGGAACAGCAGCAGTGG CTATGTATCCTGCTCGGAGTGCAGCTATGACTCGGAGTCCTGCGCCTGTGCCTCGGCGGATCGGTGCTACTGCAGCCTGCGGACGGAGCACATGAACCACAAGCTTCGCCAGAAGAATGAGCGGAACATGGCTCTGGCATCGCCCACCCGTAAAACAAGTGCAACAAACGTAGGAAACAATAGACACTCCCTCATCTCCTGCCGATCGGACGACAAGTGCTACTGCTCGATGGTGGAGGAGGAACCGGCCAGCTCTATGGAACGGGACTCGGCCAACAACTCCCAAACGGACACCACCACGTCCTGTGACTCGGACAGCTGTGTGAGTGCCAGCAAGTGCTACTGCAAACGCACCCAGAGACGCCAACGATCCTCctcagcagcggcggcggcggcagctaTCAGTGAGGATTCGCTCTCGAAGAAACAAAGCAAATCCCGTCCCGGGGAAGGTAGAACCGGGGGCGGAGCTGGAAGCGGGAATGGAGCTGCCCGCAAGGGAGGCAAGCCATCGGAGAAACTGGGCCTCGACTACGAGCTGTTCAGTATCAGTGGAAACAGCCAGCCAGTGCAGCCACATGAAGCTCTCAGTGTGAAGAAGAGCGTGGAGGCGGCGGCTGTGTTTGCGGACATGAAACTCAGCCAAACCACGGACATCAAGAGCCTGTGTCCGGTGGGCAAGGGGGGATTAGCCGGAGGGCCCGGTTCCAGGGCAGCCAACGGCAGCTGCCGATCGTACGCCTCCTCAAGGAAATCGTCCTATCGAGCTCGTGAATCCTACAGCCAGGATCGGGGAACAGGAATGATGCCACTTCCTCCGCCCCTAATCAAGGGAGGCATGGGCTTCGGAGGCGGTAGCGCCGACAATCTCCTGGCCAACCTCAAGGCCATGGAGGCCCTGAAGGCAGCCTCGATCCGGAGCAGCGCCAGCAGGAGCCGCATGGGCAGCTATCAGTCCATGAGGGCGGTGAGCGCCTCACTGGAGGACTCGCTGGGTTACTTGCCATAG